A stretch of the Aegilops tauschii subsp. strangulata cultivar AL8/78 chromosome 4, Aet v6.0, whole genome shotgun sequence genome encodes the following:
- the LOC109783910 gene encoding ABSCISIC ACID-INSENSITIVE 5-like protein 2: MGTQAMPSGGAISRQGSLCSLTLSDVEGQLHGVNLDDLLRTAGSARRTADEVWRDIHGADGGTSRPRAQMTLEDFLSRPGGDAGGAHWAEQYNPPAPVPRQQRHNNVGRPLQRPLGVGAGPVLDALYHDHDGAAMSGRKRAAVGGPGEKTVERRKKRMIKNRESAARSRARKQAYTNELENKISRLEEENEQLRSYKAFEPVVHCVPQQEPKNQLRRRNSASF, from the exons ATGGGAACTCAGGCAATGCCGTCCGGTGGGGCCATCTCGCGCCAGGGCTCGCTCTGCAGCCTCACGCTGAGCGACGTCGAGGGCCAGCTGCACGGCGTCAACCTCGACGACCTCCTCCGCACGGCCGGCTCGGCCAGGAGGACGGCTGACGAGGTGTGGCGGGACATCCACGGCGCCGACGGCGGCACCAGCCGCCCGCGGGCCCAGATGACGCTCGAGGACTTCCTGTCCAGGCCCGGTGGCGACGCGGGGGGCGCCCACTGGGCCGAGCAGTACAATCCCCCGGCCCCGGTGCCGAGGCAGCAGCGCCACAACAACGTCGGGCGTCCCCTGCAGCGGCCGCTGGGGGTGGGCGCCGGGCCGGTGCTGGACGCGCTGTACCACGACCACGACGGGGCCGCCATGTCCGGGCGAAAGCGTGCCGCCGTGGGCGGCCCCGGGGAGAAGACGGTGGAGCGGCGGAAGAAGCGGATGATCAAGAACCGGGAGTCGGCGGCGAGGTCGCGTGCGAGGAAGCAG GCGTACACGAACGAGCTCGAGAACAAGATCTCCCGACTGGAAGAGGAGAACGAGCAGCTCAGGAGTTACAAG GCATTTGAACCGGTGGTGCACTGTGTGCCGCAGCAGGAGCCAAAGAACCAGCTCCGGCGGAGGAACTCGGCCAGCTTCTGA
- the LOC109783909 gene encoding uncharacterized protein isoform X1, which produces MARLPGVRCCDLAARGSLPPLGLACRPRRLPRASALRYSSLQAGDSLGEDVLRMFLEDRQENGDFVSKVADMVLRRNDTDLEVLEATMDQGNAADVGQPDDFRDDVMSEGVVGFEATGDFVSAEDSLTMRRRLSALAGLKESDKRKEFNLLRYEAVIFTTSVSSSDAFSRKKKSYPAAHVSRFLQIKDELLLLTVGIGAACTIYCVLVFSLEAGISYAFGVAFSWLYLQLLYRHADNLSKEDVPEVFLKKKVKKIGIRSEDLKDTLEKTLGGSLFVLSSPRLIIPAVIFGLSTFSSHFQNNIFNFELVPGMMGFFAYKAATLVQVYRDNDDLRLILPDDDPDYS; this is translated from the exons ATGGCGAGGCTTCCCGGTGTGCGTTGCTGTGACCTTGCCGCGCGCGGCTCCCTCCCTCCTCTCGGCCTTGCCTGCCGCCCTCGCAGGTTGCCCCGCGCCTCGGCTCTACGCTACTCGTCTCTCCAAG CTGGTGACAGCCTCGGGGAGGATGTCTTGCGCATGTTCCTTGAGGATAGGCAGGAGAATGGGGACTTCGTCTCCAAAGTCGCTGACATGGTTTTGAGGAGAAATGACACAGATCTTGAGGTGTTAGAGGCTACCATGGATCAAGGAAATGCTGCAGATGTTGGGCAACCTGACGAT TTCAGGGATGATGTTATGAGTGAGGGAGTCGTGGGATTTGAGGCAACTGGAGATTTTGTGTCCGCTGAGGACAGCCTTACTATGAGAAGGAGGCTTTCTGCTCTG GCTGGGCTGAAGGAGAGTGATAAAAGGAAGGAATTCAACCTTCTGAGATACGAAGCAGTAATTTTCACTACCAGTGTTTCATCTTCTGATGCATTTAGTAGGAAAAAAAAATCATATCCAGCTGCTCATGTTAGTCGTTTCCTGCAGATTAAGGACGAACTGTTGCTTTTGACCGTAGGAATTGGAGCCGCTTGCACTATATATTGTGTCCTAGTCTTCTCTCTCGAG GCTGGTATCAGTTATGCTTTTGGAGTTGCTTTCAG CTGGTTGTATCTTCAACTTCTGTATCGACACGCAGATAACCTATCGAAGGAAGATGTTCCTGAAGTTTTTCTaaagaagaaagtgaagaa AATCGGCATTCGAAGCGAGGATTTGAAGGATACATTAGAGAAGACATTGGGTGGCTCTCTATTTGTTCTTTCATCCCCAAGGCTAATAATTCCTGCAGTGATTTTTGGGCTGTCAACCTTTTCTAGTCATTTTCAAAATAACATTTTTAATTTTGAG CTTGTTCCAGGTATGATGGGGTTCTTTGCGTACAAGGCCGCAACTTTGGTACAAGTCTACAGAGATAATGATGATCTTAGATTGATACTCCCTGACGACGATCCTGACTACAGCTGA
- the LOC109783909 gene encoding uncharacterized protein isoform X2, with the protein MARLPGVRCCDLAARGSLPPLGLACRPRRLPRASALRYSSLQAGDSLGEDVLRMFLEDRQENGDFVSKVADMVLRRNDTDLEVLEATMDQGNAADVGQPDDFRDDVMSEGVVGFEATGDFVSAEDSLTMRRRLSALAGLKESDKRKEFNLLRYEAIKDELLLLTVGIGAACTIYCVLVFSLEAGISYAFGVAFSWLYLQLLYRHADNLSKEDVPEVFLKKKVKKIGIRSEDLKDTLEKTLGGSLFVLSSPRLIIPAVIFGLSTFSSHFQNNIFNFELVPGMMGFFAYKAATLVQVYRDNDDLRLILPDDDPDYS; encoded by the exons ATGGCGAGGCTTCCCGGTGTGCGTTGCTGTGACCTTGCCGCGCGCGGCTCCCTCCCTCCTCTCGGCCTTGCCTGCCGCCCTCGCAGGTTGCCCCGCGCCTCGGCTCTACGCTACTCGTCTCTCCAAG CTGGTGACAGCCTCGGGGAGGATGTCTTGCGCATGTTCCTTGAGGATAGGCAGGAGAATGGGGACTTCGTCTCCAAAGTCGCTGACATGGTTTTGAGGAGAAATGACACAGATCTTGAGGTGTTAGAGGCTACCATGGATCAAGGAAATGCTGCAGATGTTGGGCAACCTGACGAT TTCAGGGATGATGTTATGAGTGAGGGAGTCGTGGGATTTGAGGCAACTGGAGATTTTGTGTCCGCTGAGGACAGCCTTACTATGAGAAGGAGGCTTTCTGCTCTG GCTGGGCTGAAGGAGAGTGATAAAAGGAAGGAATTCAACCTTCTGAGATACGAAGCA ATTAAGGACGAACTGTTGCTTTTGACCGTAGGAATTGGAGCCGCTTGCACTATATATTGTGTCCTAGTCTTCTCTCTCGAG GCTGGTATCAGTTATGCTTTTGGAGTTGCTTTCAG CTGGTTGTATCTTCAACTTCTGTATCGACACGCAGATAACCTATCGAAGGAAGATGTTCCTGAAGTTTTTCTaaagaagaaagtgaagaa AATCGGCATTCGAAGCGAGGATTTGAAGGATACATTAGAGAAGACATTGGGTGGCTCTCTATTTGTTCTTTCATCCCCAAGGCTAATAATTCCTGCAGTGATTTTTGGGCTGTCAACCTTTTCTAGTCATTTTCAAAATAACATTTTTAATTTTGAG CTTGTTCCAGGTATGATGGGGTTCTTTGCGTACAAGGCCGCAACTTTGGTACAAGTCTACAGAGATAATGATGATCTTAGATTGATACTCCCTGACGACGATCCTGACTACAGCTGA
- the LOC109783908 gene encoding 14 kDa zinc-binding protein — protein MASEKDAALAPVPNDNPTIFDKIIKKEIPSTVVYEDEKVLAFRDINPQAPTHIVIIPKVKDGLTGLSKAEERHVEILGCLLYAAKVIAKQEGLEDGYRIVINDGPSGCQSVYHIHVHLLGGRQMNWPPG, from the exons ATGGCGTCGGAGAAAGACGCGGCGCTCGCCCCCGTGCCCAACGACAACCCCACCAT ATTTGACAAGATCATCAAAAAGGAGATACCTTCTACGGTGGTGTATGAGGATGAGAAG GTCCTCGCTTTCAGAGACATAAATCCTCAAGCTCCGACCCACATTGTAATCATTCCCAAAGTCAAGGATGGATTAACCGGACTTTCAAAG GCAGAAGAGAGGCATGTAGAGATACTTGGCTGCCTCCTCTACGCTGCAAAAGTTATCGCTAAGCAGGAAGGACTTGAAGATGGCTACCGTATTGTCATCAATGATGGCCCTAGTGGAT GTCAATCTGTTTACCACATCCATGTCCATCTCCTTGGagggaggcagatgaactggccCCCAGGCTAA